Proteins encoded together in one Miscanthus floridulus cultivar M001 chromosome 16, ASM1932011v1, whole genome shotgun sequence window:
- the LOC136513876 gene encoding uncharacterized protein, protein MRSKSPSYWIGWQTIRHARKPPWIRIEKLALSRLLSPPPSMAAHPLLSSSALVCWRLRLPPVAAGEGNRVPRLCVASARPAARAGRVRSLSVRCEQGGKGGGGGLDVWLSRGAMLGFVGAVTVELTTGKGLLQNVGLTAPLPTLVLALTAVVGVLTAFLIFQSGTRD, encoded by the exons ATGAGATCCAAAAGCCCATCATATTGGATTGGATGGCAGACGATAAGGCACGCGCGCAAGCCACCGTGGATAAGAATCGAGAAGCTTGCGCTCTCCCGTCTGCTCTCTCCGCCTCCATCCATGGCGGCTCATCCCCTCCTCTCGTCCTCCGCGCTTGTTTGTTGGCGTCTTCGTCTTCCCCCTGTAGCTGCAGGGGAAGGGAACCGCGTTCCCCGGCTGTGCGTGGCGTCAGCACGCCCAGCTGCTCGAG CCGGGAGGGTGAGGTCCCTGAGCGTGAGGTGCGAGCAGGGaggcaagggcggcggcggcgggctggACGTGTGGCTGAGCCGCGGCGCGATGCTGGGCTTCGTCGGGGCGGTCACTGTGGAGCTGACCACTGGCAAAGGCTTGCTTCAG AATGTTGGATTGACCGCGCCGCTGCCGACGCTGGTGCTGGCGCTCACCGCCGTGGTCGGCGTCCTCACGGCTTTCCTCATCTTCCAATCCGGAACGCGGGACTGA